aGATAAGGAAGTCATaactagctcaaaaaggagtgaaacatgcacaactTCAAAACATGGGTCAAAAGAGCGCTgacaacaaagaaacaaccgaGGACGCGAAGGATCCACTACTGAGGTAGTCATGACTTCGCTCTCAGCGGTGGCAAGGTTTAGAGAGCTAGAATTTTGGGCTTAACAAGTACCGCTCCCTCAGCGGAAGCCAGATTCAGAGAACCAAGAATTTAGATATAAGTTGAAGAATCTGGTCTGTGCTTGATTTTATACAGCCGCGGTAGTCTCAGTGCTACGGTGGTCCATTTTTTGCTATCAGCGGTACCCctgtaggggcatttttgtccgaaaaatttagctgtgtataaatagttcttttttaGATTTTTACGTCATCTGTTGTTTAGCTGAGCACGTGAACATCTGTTTTTACccttttgagtaattttagagcttgtttaacaattaatcttagattcttatcttgtaattactttttatgccttctatttcatctcaatctatgatttcttctttgattatgagtagctaaacccattagctagggttgtggctcaaccctagtgtgggtatttaatgggtcttctattTTGGAGCATAAATGTTTAtgggtgattgatatttggtctgatttatgctttaaatgttaaattagtggttgcaaacactgatttgtgcctttttgacttaggctcttctttaaaaagagagactaagtctggGAAATTCAGGCCAAcgaggaattggggtgcattcaagggATTATtaaccccaattaaagggttaaacctagagatagtaatacccgaatTGAgtcaattttgcttgcattgtttgaacacccaattgggcttgagaaagcaaattagggaaaagtcactcaaactaccgagaggtatagagtgagtagtcaCGTGAAAtggctatatcatgatcccaactATAACAAATTTGCCCTATGTTTTAGATTCTGTTAGATACCCACCTAGGCgcaagtcacttccctagtgcctttagaCCAATTAAGAAAACCTTGCAAAAACATCATACTTAGTTTATTTTCCTGCATTATTAGCCTTAAAGTAGAATAGTGAACAAacaaagaatgattggaagtgcaattaagaacacTGCACATTGCTAAATTAGAaaggaatccaactccaaacatatCTCAGCtgcctgtggattcgatcccgaccttttcgggtaaaagctgcatcgaccgctcttgtcACTCTATATTGGTGTAGGGTTGGAactgatcactttttggcgccgtttctAGGGAGCTAAAccattttggctatctatctgactagttttgtgtcttatttttctttccttttgtgttACTAACATGTGTGTGTCATCAAtttaggtacaaaatggcaaacaATAATCCTCTTAGAAATGTTTTgccaggggaggaggtagatgataatggtgAGTATGAGGTGCCTCTAGTACCTCAAGGTCAAAGacgaggccgccaggccaatgacaATGTTCCAGACCCTTTCCCGCCTCCTCCAAGAGtcgctcctcgggtgcttccaaatgaaggatacgttagtgcaattgtcccaccctggATCCAGGCGGGaaatttccaaattacaaatgtgatgttgactttatTAGAGAagcgagggtatttcacaggtgctccccatcagaatgcatataaacatcttaAAGGCTTTATGGATACCTGCTAGGGAAGCAAGCAGACCAATGTGTCggggatgcattgagattgagattattccctttctcactcagagggaaagctttggactggctcgAAAAGCTTTCCAACCATTCCTTCACtacgtgggatgagttggcggacaaatttatagCTAAGTTTTTCTCGTCAGGGAATATAGCGACTTTGAGAGATGAAATTTTGGACTTCAAACAGGAACCTAATAAACCACTTCATGAGGTCTATGAGAGATATcggacaatggtgaaagaatttccgaacaatgatatgaccgaggcaaTGATTCAACAGGCATTCTACTGTGGAATTAACACGACCAATCAGTGTGTAGTGAACCAGCTAGCAGGGGGAAATTTTTTGAACACACCTTATACTGAGGCGTGTAAGATCTTGGATGAGATGACAGATACTTCCTTAGCTTGGCAAAGTCGAGCCAATGTGCCATAGGGTGATCCCACTATCATTCACTtacacaaagagctccatgatcatggCCAGGCAATAGCAGAGTTAACTACAATAATGAACCAGTTAGCAAAagctcaattgcaacaagttcaagcaccgaaacaagtaaatgctatggaaggtGTCAACATGTTGATCAGCAAGAggcgacaaagaggtcaacaaggtcaaggTAGTCCAGATCAATATGAGCAAGGTAATGGTGGTTTCAACCAAAATGGTGGCTATGATGAGAAAAGTGAAGAAGTGTAGTACGTGAACAATTACCAAGATAAAGGGAAATGctcctaaccaacaacaacaGTAGAGATCCCAACGGAACTGGGGGAATCAGAACCAACAAGGCAATAGCCgctgggggaacaacaatcaaaattgggCAATCAAAACAACCAGGACaactggagtggcaacaacaacaattggggaggaAACAATAACCAAGTGGGTTGAAATAATGGCAATCAAGGGAATTAGGGGCAAGGTTTTCCAAGACCTCCGATGTATAAACAACCTAACAACCCGCCTCCATTTCcgtcccaaggtcctagctcatcaaacaatgagatgggaaggaatgagatgatgtttgaacaaatgattaAAAAGAACGTAGACTCTGATGCCCAGTTGGCATaccacaatacttcaatccgaaatttggaggttcaactAGGCCAGATTTCGCAatctttgaatactcgccctaaggggatCTACCTAGTGATACGATAGTAAactcgaagggtgggaacaacaccGGGCATGCAATGGCGGTGATTACTAGAAGCGGtcgaggtggtgatgtgaatacctccaagcaaaaggaaattgtgagtgatgatgtccctatagttgatgagcaagtgagtgaagagaatTTGAAAGTAGAAGTGAGAATTAATATTCATGATAATGAGGTGgagactcaaaatgatgtgaacccgtctagggaacacgtaatagacataccgAAAATGGTAGTGCCCAAGGTTACCGATcccttgccaaggcctcctctaccttaccctcaaaggcttgtgaagcaaaagaatgaaaaccaatttaagaagtttattaAGATGATGAAAAGCCTGTCAATCAATGTTCatttggtggaagctcttgagcaaatgccgagttatgccaagttcatgaaagacttggtgacaaaAAAGAGATaaatggattgtgagaccatcaaaatgactcatcaagtaagtGAAATTGTGCACTTGATGgatccaaagcttgaagatcccgacactttcaccattccatgtaccattaggagtgcagattttgcaaaggcattgtgtgatttgggagcaagtatcaatttgatgccttactctgtattcaaaactttgggtattggtcaactGAGAGCTACTGTAATGAGTTTgaaaatggcggatagaacaatgaagaggccaattggtattattgatgatgttcttgtttgggtggacaagtttattttgcctgCTGACTTTGTCATTCTGGACTGTGAGGTTCATTATGAGGTGCAGATTATATTGGGAAGGCCTTTCCTTACAAAtaggaaggcattggttgatgtggaatcaggggagctcaccttccgggtgggtgatgaaagcgtggtctttcatgtgtgcaaatcaatgaagcaacTGAATAGTattgaagtgtgctcttttgtggatcttgtcacggaggtgatagttgatgatactagtgccatgatcaatgtggaggatcctctAGAAGCGGTATTGTTGAACCTTGATGTAAATGTGAATGAAGGTCGGTGGAGTGTGGcaatgctttacatgggatgggctcttacacTTATGAGCCTCTAAAGCTCTCTTTAGATCTTGAGAACAGAAAGACCCCACCAACAAAGCCCTTACTTGAGGAACCTCCTATTTtgagttgaagcctttgccttcacatatcaggtatgaattcttaggccctagttaaactttacatgttattctttagtcttgtcttactaacatgcaagtAAATGTAACACTGGAGGTGCTCCAAAGAAGAAAGAAGGCAATTAGATGGACTCTAgatgatattcggggaataagccccgccttttacatgcacaagattatacttgaaGATGATACCAAGTCCaccgt
The Nicotiana sylvestris chromosome 11, ASM39365v2, whole genome shotgun sequence DNA segment above includes these coding regions:
- the LOC138881461 gene encoding uncharacterized protein — protein: MDCETIKMTHQVSEIVHLMDPKLEDPDTFTIPCTIRSADFAKALCDLGASINLMPYSVFKTLGIGQLRATVMSLKMADRTMKRPIGIIDDVLVWVDKFILPADFVILDCEVHYEVQIILGRPFLTNRKALVDVESGELTFRVGDESVVFHVCKSMKQLNSIEVCSFVDLVTEVIVDDTSAMINVEDPLEAVLLNLDVNVNEGRWSVAMLYMGWALTLMSL